The genomic region GCGGCACTCAGCGGCGGCGGTTCGGCCTGCCCGACGTTCTTCGCCAGATCTTGGATAAATCCGGCTTTGTCCCAAGCTGGTTCGTGGTCAATATGAATCATATCTCTCTTAACGATTACCGGTTCTCCAGCTTCGTCGAAATATATTTTACATCGTGCAATATGGCCTATCCGATCGGTGCCCTCATCAACATTTAGCGCCAAATACCGCTGGCACGGGAGGTCATTTTCAAACTCAATCGGAAATTCAATGTCCAGTCCATACCGACTGGCTGGACCAAATAACGATTCGTCATCGTTATCAAGCGGAGCCTGGCAACTAATTGTCTCTCCGCTTTTAAGCACAAATTCGGCATAAATACTGGGGTAAATTATGCCTGCGAATTCCGGCTTACGATAGTCCTTAAGTTCATCCAGGTCATAATATCCGTCTGCAACCAGCCGCGTTATGTGCTGTTTTATAACTTCCCCAAAACTGGGTTGAGGTTCCATCTCAGCTGGCATGGTTAATCATTATGAAATGTATTAACCGAAGAAGCAATGTCTGGCCAGGGCAATTATCCCTTGACAACACGGACTTAGTTTGCTAATATTAGGGGTATGAACAACAAGTTTACTGTAAGACAATTCAATTATCGGTTTCCCGATGATGACGCCTGCCTTGAGGAAATCAAGGTTATGCGGTTTGGCGAGATGCTGGACTGCCCTAACTGCGGTAAGAACAACAAATTTTATAAGATTGAGGGTCGCAAAGCGTATTCCTGTGGCTTTTGCCGACACCAAATCCACCCGTTGGCTGGCACTATCTTTGAAAAGTCCAGCACTCCGCTACAAGATTGGTTCTATGCTATCTACCTTATGGCTCAAACCCGTGCTGGAATATCCGCTAAACAGCTTGAGCGTATGCTCGGAGTTACCTACAAAACGGCGTGGCGAATGTTCCATCAAATACGCAAGCTAATGGCTGACGATGAAGATATGCTGTCAGGAGAGGTCGAGGTTGATGAAACCTACGTTGGCGGTAAAAGTGATGGTCGTGGCCGGACTAAAGGTCGTCATATCGGCGACAAGGCCGTGGTTATGGGTATGGTTGAACGGCAAGGCCGAGCTAAAGTCCGGCACGTCAAAAGCTCTGGTTCACGCTCTTTGATACCCGAGCTACAAGCTGGTATTAAAGGCGGCAGCCAGATTTATAGCGACCAATATCCGGTTTACATTAATCTGGACAAATTGGGCTACAAGCACGCCAGCGTCAATCATCAGACCAACTTCGCCATCGGGCTAACCCACACTCAGAATGTTGAGAACCTTTGGTCGCATATTAAGAGGGGTATCATAGGTGTTTATAGGCACGTTGACCCCAAATACTTGCAATCTTACGTTGATGAGTATGCTTTCCGCTACTCGCACCGGAAACAGCCACACGGAGCTATGTTTGACAGTATTTTAAGCCGTGTCTGTTGACACGGGGGTCAGCCAGGTTTTATAATTAATAGTATAGGCTAAGTGCCTCGTATATTGGTATAAACATCGGGCCGCATAACCCCAAAAGTGATAGAAAAATGCTTTCCGCATTTAACGGGAGGCGTGGATTATGCAAATTCTATCACGCCACGCCTACCGTTAGGTGCGGATTTTCAGTTTACTACTGTTTTACTAAAACTAGATTCAAGCAACTTGGTGGAAGAAAAATAGAAAGGAAGCTGAGATAAACACCTAAGAAATGGCGGGGTGACCGAGTGGCTGATGGTGCCGGTCTCCAAAACCGGTGTGCCTAGTGTAGACAACTTTCATCGGTTGATGCACGTATGGGTACCGAGGGTTCGAATCCCTCACCCGCCGCCACGCTTGCT from Candidatus Saccharimonadales bacterium harbors:
- a CDS encoding IS1595 family transposase, giving the protein MNNKFTVRQFNYRFPDDDACLEEIKVMRFGEMLDCPNCGKNNKFYKIEGRKAYSCGFCRHQIHPLAGTIFEKSSTPLQDWFYAIYLMAQTRAGISAKQLERMLGVTYKTAWRMFHQIRKLMADDEDMLSGEVEVDETYVGGKSDGRGRTKGRHIGDKAVVMGMVERQGRAKVRHVKSSGSRSLIPELQAGIKGGSQIYSDQYPVYINLDKLGYKHASVNHQTNFAIGLTHTQNVENLWSHIKRGIIGVYRHVDPKYLQSYVDEYAFRYSHRKQPHGAMFDSILSRVC